A genomic stretch from Acropora palmata chromosome 13, jaAcrPala1.3, whole genome shotgun sequence includes:
- the LOC141864165 gene encoding uncharacterized protein LOC141864165 isoform X1, with the protein MNVFLTSLNIPWLSKRAYKFREEEAIEGILHVTKETCTEAISREVEAVVESNPTETTRNKAEINASFDAGWQKRGSGRAYNSLSGHSTLIGSRTGGVLSYAVRSKSCRVCDHAKRTNQTARKHQCSQNWTGSAKSMEPSMGVELTRGLTGELDLHNKGKGQSIKYSVGNIIMDGDTTTISHIHQNVSDQISVWSDIGHAKKALHGHLLRISSIHKALSKTVIDYLVKCFGYVLTQNKGNPEGIRKGCKVIPNHAFGDHSSCGSWCQHKKNAESYRHQSLPHGNDLEGEDLKADLLQVFELFASYADKLAPMGSTQPNESFNNLVSVHAPKRLHFSGSASLRGRVAFAVATKNSGKSTICKINEANNLSPGSVTVKFNKNQEREYRKRKKRETTRAYKRKRIVRKKARNSETGQAELLEGTTYQSGVQFSTDQPDLASIPTPYYAPTSTPLCTSDIQNSTYVVFDLETSNIGISTCSSPWHTKVHVFLSCNM; encoded by the exons ATGAATGTTTTCCTAACCTCGCTTAACATTCCATGGCTCTCGAAAAGAGCGTACAAATTTCGGGAGGAAGAGGCAATAGAGGGGATTTTGCACGTCACGAAAGAGACCTGCACAGAAGCTATAAGCAGGGAGGTGGAGGCTGTTGTGGAGTCAAACCCTACTGAAACCACACG AAACAAAGCAGAAATAAACGCTAGCTTTGACGCTGGCTGGCAAAAAAGGGGATCTGGCAGAGCATACAATAGTTTGTCAG GTCATTCAACATTGATAGGCTCAAGAACTGGAGGAGTTCTGAGTTACGCTGTAAGATCGAAAAGTTGCAGGGTCTGCGATCATGCcaaaagaaccaatcaaacaGCAAGAAAGCACCAGTGTTCACAAAACTGGACAG GTTCTGCTAAGTCAATGGAGCCTTCTATGGGTGTCGAGCTTACAAGGGGCTTAACAGGAGAGCTGGACTTACACAACAAAGGGAAAGGCCAGTCTATAAAATATAGTGTTGGCAACATTATCATGGATGGTGATACAACCACCATTTCCCACATCCATCAAAATGTGAGTGATCAAATCAGTGTCTGGTCTGACATTGGACATGCCAAGAAAGCACTCCATGGTCACCTACTAAGAATATCATCCATCCACAAGGCTTTGAGCAAAACAGTTATTGACTATCTTGTCAAGTGCTTTGGGTATGTCTTGACACAGAACAAAGGTAATCCAGAGGGCATTCGAAAGGGTTGCAAGGTAATTCCAAACCATGCTTTTGGGGACCACAGTTCCTGTGGCTCGTGGTGTcagcataaaaaaaatgcagaaagTTATCGGCACCAGTCATTACCTCATGGCAACGATCTTGAAGGAGAGGACCTAAAGGCAGATTTGTTACAG GTTTTTGAACTCTTTGCAAGTTATGCAGACAAGCTGGCACCAATGGGGTCAACACAACCCAATGAAAGCTTTAACAACTTGGTGTCAGTTCATGCCCCTAAACGACTACACTTTTCAGGTTCTGCCAGCCTAAGGGGCAGAGTTGCATTTGCTGTGGCAACCAAAAACAGTGGAAAATCAACAATATGTAAG aTCAATGAGGCGAATAATCTCTCCCCTGGAAGTGTCACTGTAAAGTTCAACAAAAACCAGGAAAGGGAgtacaggaaaagaaaaaagagagagaccACTAGAgcatataaaagaaaaagaatagtTAGGAAGAAAGCTAGAAATTCAGAGACAGGCCAAGCAGAATTACTTGAAGGGACAACCTACCAGAGTGGTGTGCAGTTTAGTACTGATCAACCAGATTTAGCATCCATTCCTACTCCATATTACGCACCAACATCTACCCCTCTGTGTACATCAGATATCCAGAATTCTACATATGTTGTATTCGACCTAGAAACCTCCAATATAGGTATATCAACCTGTTCATCTCCTTGGCATACTAAAGTGCATGTGTTTTTGTCCTGTAATATGTAA
- the LOC141864165 gene encoding uncharacterized protein LOC141864165 isoform X2, which yields MNVFLTSLNIPWLSKRAYKFREEEAIEGILHVTKETCTEAISREVEAVVESNPTETTRNKAEINASFDAGWQKRGSGRAYNSLSGHSTLIGSRTGGVLSYAVRSKSCRVCDHAKRTNQTARKHQCSQNWTGSAKSMEPSMGVELTRGLTGELDLHNKGKGQSIKYSVGNIIMDGDTTTISHIHQNVSDQISVWSDIGHAKKALHGHLLRISSIHKALSKTVIDYLVKCFGYVLTQNKGNPEGIRKGCKVIPNHAFGDHSSCGSWCQHKKNAESYRHQSLPHGNDLEGEDLKADLLQVFELFASYADKLAPMGSTQPNESFNNLVSVHAPKRLHFSGSASLRGRVAFAVATKNSGKSTICKV from the exons ATGAATGTTTTCCTAACCTCGCTTAACATTCCATGGCTCTCGAAAAGAGCGTACAAATTTCGGGAGGAAGAGGCAATAGAGGGGATTTTGCACGTCACGAAAGAGACCTGCACAGAAGCTATAAGCAGGGAGGTGGAGGCTGTTGTGGAGTCAAACCCTACTGAAACCACACG AAACAAAGCAGAAATAAACGCTAGCTTTGACGCTGGCTGGCAAAAAAGGGGATCTGGCAGAGCATACAATAGTTTGTCAG GTCATTCAACATTGATAGGCTCAAGAACTGGAGGAGTTCTGAGTTACGCTGTAAGATCGAAAAGTTGCAGGGTCTGCGATCATGCcaaaagaaccaatcaaacaGCAAGAAAGCACCAGTGTTCACAAAACTGGACAG GTTCTGCTAAGTCAATGGAGCCTTCTATGGGTGTCGAGCTTACAAGGGGCTTAACAGGAGAGCTGGACTTACACAACAAAGGGAAAGGCCAGTCTATAAAATATAGTGTTGGCAACATTATCATGGATGGTGATACAACCACCATTTCCCACATCCATCAAAATGTGAGTGATCAAATCAGTGTCTGGTCTGACATTGGACATGCCAAGAAAGCACTCCATGGTCACCTACTAAGAATATCATCCATCCACAAGGCTTTGAGCAAAACAGTTATTGACTATCTTGTCAAGTGCTTTGGGTATGTCTTGACACAGAACAAAGGTAATCCAGAGGGCATTCGAAAGGGTTGCAAGGTAATTCCAAACCATGCTTTTGGGGACCACAGTTCCTGTGGCTCGTGGTGTcagcataaaaaaaatgcagaaagTTATCGGCACCAGTCATTACCTCATGGCAACGATCTTGAAGGAGAGGACCTAAAGGCAGATTTGTTACAG GTTTTTGAACTCTTTGCAAGTTATGCAGACAAGCTGGCACCAATGGGGTCAACACAACCCAATGAAAGCTTTAACAACTTGGTGTCAGTTCATGCCCCTAAACGACTACACTTTTCAGGTTCTGCCAGCCTAAGGGGCAGAGTTGCATTTGCTGTGGCAACCAAAAACAGTGGAAAATCAACAATATGTAAG